In Arthrobacter ramosus, one DNA window encodes the following:
- a CDS encoding Gfo/Idh/MocA family protein translates to MPWNVGLIGAGPGVAALHLATLGRVDQIFRIVHISDAGSGRAQSLAERYGARWSQGDEALLADPEVEVVAVCSPPSEHARQILAAVAAGKRAVMCEKPLATSRLEASAVIAACRAAGTALLVGTNHLFDTAWGRAKHHLVAFEGRAQTVSVTLALPPNDRYHRLVAEVGPYLPSHRGRPDLSDPVIAADVLRQLVTGLAVHDLPALRDIAPVLEKVEYARLVPPVGYVVGYRASGVLVQLVATMIPHGPDALWRMSIATTEDRIEVDFPPAFVHAGSAVIRVRTADGRWTTYRRDLEDGYISEWRAFAALIEGVAPTEYDDLLADAYYAIDIADAAVSRLRAEAPR, encoded by the coding sequence ATGCCTTGGAACGTAGGCCTTATTGGCGCCGGTCCCGGGGTTGCGGCGCTGCACCTGGCGACTCTGGGGCGAGTTGACCAGATTTTTCGGATCGTACACATCTCAGATGCGGGGAGTGGCCGTGCCCAATCGCTGGCAGAGAGATACGGTGCACGCTGGTCCCAGGGGGACGAGGCCTTGCTCGCTGACCCGGAAGTGGAAGTCGTGGCCGTCTGCAGCCCGCCCTCTGAGCATGCCCGGCAGATCCTCGCGGCCGTCGCGGCGGGTAAGCGGGCAGTCATGTGCGAGAAGCCGCTCGCAACCAGCCGGCTCGAAGCCAGCGCGGTGATTGCGGCGTGCAGGGCTGCCGGTACGGCACTCCTGGTGGGGACAAACCACTTGTTCGACACGGCTTGGGGGCGTGCAAAGCACCATCTGGTTGCCTTTGAAGGCCGCGCGCAGACCGTCTCCGTGACGCTCGCCCTCCCGCCGAACGACCGGTATCATCGCCTGGTCGCGGAGGTCGGGCCATATCTTCCCTCGCACCGGGGTCGGCCGGATCTCAGTGACCCCGTGATTGCAGCGGACGTCCTTCGGCAACTGGTGACCGGACTTGCCGTACACGACCTTCCGGCTTTGCGGGATATTGCGCCGGTCCTGGAAAAAGTCGAGTACGCCCGGCTGGTTCCACCCGTGGGGTATGTTGTCGGGTACCGCGCCAGTGGTGTACTAGTGCAATTGGTGGCGACGATGATTCCGCATGGACCCGACGCCCTATGGCGCATGAGTATCGCAACCACGGAGGATCGAATAGAGGTTGATTTCCCTCCGGCCTTCGTCCATGCTGGCAGCGCCGTGATTCGCGTCCGAACCGCCGACGGGCGTTGGACGACGTACCGGAGGGATCTCGAGGACGGGTATATTTCCGAATGGCGCGCTTTCGCCGCACTCATAGAAGGCGTTGCGCCCACGGAGTACGACGATTTGCTCGCAGACGCCTACTACGCGATTGACATAGCGGATGCGGCCGTGTCGAGGCTGCGTGCTGAGGCGCCGCGATGA
- a CDS encoding fumarylacetoacetate hydrolase family protein, producing the protein MVKIARWNHDGRTYSGFVSGDSCHALPQGQTVNGLLESGLEATLRLAEQTLRQSTPTPLADVELLAPLVPATIRDFVAFEEHVEGVRKSIDGAAGVVPEWYEAPTFYFTNPHTARATGEVIGVPAGCNELDFETEVAAVVGHVPGSNGSNLSAAQAHRHIFGYTVLNDWSARDVQRREMKVGLGPCKGKDFASTLGPWIVTADEFGHQHDDEGFLPLSMTVEVNGVIIGQDLLSNMAWPFAELVAYASQDSVVRPGDVLGSGTCGSGCLAELWGRTGSKTPPPLRTGDAVRMSVEGIGTIENTVGERRDAMTRVPAKPRARARTAQPASRGL; encoded by the coding sequence ATGGTCAAGATCGCACGCTGGAACCACGACGGCCGAACCTATTCAGGGTTCGTTTCCGGCGATTCCTGCCATGCCCTGCCTCAAGGACAGACAGTGAACGGCCTGCTTGAATCCGGCCTCGAGGCCACCCTCCGGCTGGCCGAACAGACCCTCCGGCAGTCCACGCCGACGCCGCTTGCCGACGTCGAACTGCTGGCCCCACTGGTCCCGGCCACCATACGGGACTTTGTGGCGTTCGAAGAGCACGTCGAAGGTGTCCGCAAAAGCATCGACGGCGCGGCCGGGGTGGTTCCGGAATGGTACGAGGCACCCACGTTCTACTTCACCAACCCGCACACAGCGCGGGCAACCGGCGAGGTCATCGGGGTTCCGGCCGGCTGCAACGAACTGGACTTCGAAACAGAAGTCGCCGCCGTCGTCGGTCATGTTCCCGGAAGCAACGGGAGCAACCTCTCCGCCGCCCAGGCACACCGGCACATCTTCGGATACACCGTGCTCAATGACTGGTCGGCCCGGGACGTGCAGCGGCGCGAGATGAAGGTGGGTTTAGGGCCGTGCAAGGGCAAGGATTTCGCCAGCACGCTGGGCCCGTGGATTGTGACGGCAGACGAGTTTGGGCACCAGCACGACGACGAGGGGTTCCTGCCGCTGTCCATGACCGTGGAAGTGAACGGGGTCATCATCGGGCAGGACCTGCTCTCTAACATGGCCTGGCCTTTCGCTGAACTCGTCGCGTACGCCTCGCAGGACTCAGTGGTCCGTCCGGGCGACGTGCTTGGCTCCGGAACCTGCGGGAGTGGCTGCCTCGCCGAGCTGTGGGGACGGACCGGCTCAAAGACACCACCGCCGCTGAGGACCGGCGACGCGGTCCGGATGTCGGTGGAAGGAATCGGGACCATCGAAAATACCGTAGGCGAACGGCGGGACGCCATGACCCGGGTCCCCGCCAAACCACGGGCACGTGCCAGGACCGCCCAGCCAGCCTCCAGGGGACTCTAG
- a CDS encoding ROK family protein, whose translation MTSESTLRFGAQTDEVTSLLRIVNLVRTGEVTTRPEIGRVTGLGRGVVTQRVDQAIQMGYLGDGVFGASSGGRAPRTLRFRAEQGRIIICALGALHIRVGIANLDGEILDETHQYWEIARGPQETLEVVMTRIDELLDRVAKVPTWGVVVGVPGPVDFESGSPVAPPIMPGWNGFDVRGPFERRYSAPVWVDNDVNLLALGERARRRDVNADLIYCKVGSGIGAGLLSQGRIHRGANGAAGDIGHVKVAGSNAACRCGKIGCLEAVAGGWALVRDAETAIHEGTAGASALGSNGKAITPEGIARAAEDGDPLAITLIQKSARVIGESIAALVNLFNPGVIVIGGAMAAAGEVFLAEVRQRVYELSLPLATRDLSIVLSVNDAREPLRGGAELALAQLFEVTFPRWFAEGLPSPRSVTVN comes from the coding sequence ATGACATCAGAGTCCACACTTCGGTTCGGAGCACAAACGGATGAAGTGACGAGCCTGCTGCGCATCGTCAACCTTGTGCGCACGGGGGAAGTCACGACAAGGCCCGAGATCGGCCGAGTAACCGGCTTGGGGCGCGGGGTGGTCACGCAGAGGGTAGACCAGGCGATCCAAATGGGCTATTTGGGCGATGGCGTATTCGGAGCCTCTTCGGGCGGCCGGGCACCTCGAACATTGCGGTTTCGCGCCGAGCAGGGCCGAATCATTATCTGCGCACTTGGCGCCCTGCACATCCGCGTGGGGATCGCCAATCTGGACGGCGAGATACTCGACGAAACCCACCAATACTGGGAGATTGCCCGCGGCCCCCAGGAGACTCTCGAGGTCGTCATGACCCGCATCGACGAACTGCTCGATCGAGTCGCCAAGGTGCCGACTTGGGGGGTCGTGGTGGGGGTTCCGGGTCCGGTGGATTTTGAAAGCGGAAGCCCGGTAGCACCTCCGATCATGCCCGGCTGGAACGGTTTTGATGTGCGCGGACCATTCGAGCGACGTTACAGTGCGCCCGTCTGGGTGGACAATGACGTCAACCTTCTGGCACTTGGGGAACGCGCGCGCCGACGCGACGTCAACGCCGACCTGATCTACTGCAAAGTCGGCTCGGGAATCGGGGCAGGGCTACTCTCCCAAGGCCGCATACATCGCGGCGCCAACGGGGCTGCGGGTGACATCGGCCACGTAAAGGTGGCCGGCTCAAACGCCGCCTGCCGCTGCGGCAAGATCGGTTGCCTGGAAGCCGTGGCCGGCGGCTGGGCCCTCGTCCGCGACGCTGAGACGGCAATCCACGAAGGAACGGCCGGCGCATCGGCCCTTGGCAGCAATGGGAAGGCAATCACCCCCGAGGGAATTGCCCGCGCCGCGGAGGATGGAGATCCGCTCGCCATCACGCTCATTCAAAAATCGGCGCGAGTGATTGGCGAATCCATCGCTGCACTGGTCAATCTGTTCAATCCAGGGGTGATCGTCATAGGCGGCGCAATGGCCGCCGCCGGCGAAGTATTCCTGGCAGAGGTTCGCCAGCGCGTTTACGAGTTGTCACTCCCGCTGGCCACCCGTGACCTCAGCATTGTCCTCTCGGTCAATGACGCGCGGGAACCGCTACGGGGTGGCGCCGAATTGGCCCTTGCGCAGCTCTTCGAAGTGACTTTCCCGCGCTGGTTTGCCGAGGGCCTGCCTTCCCCAAGAAGCGTAACGGTGAACTAG
- a CDS encoding SDR family NAD(P)-dependent oxidoreductase — translation MPVFNQRLAGKTAVITGTASGQGRAAALAFAEAGALVIGCDMDDDGAAATVAEVTKAGGRMSSSRVDLTDEAAVASWARDVAATHGQVHILYANAAVTRFAAVDQLTFADWKWNVAHEMDVVFLPVRYFWPQLVLAQNAAIILVGSTAGVTGSMTNGRLAHTATKGAVVAMTKQLAAEGAPHGVRVNAVSPGMIRTAATEGNLLAPDHPMRTIAGSIPLGRIGTPDEVAQCALFLASDEASYVTGVNLMVDGGWSAVLPG, via the coding sequence ATGCCTGTTTTCAACCAACGCCTGGCCGGCAAGACGGCCGTCATCACAGGAACTGCCAGCGGCCAGGGGAGGGCAGCCGCGCTCGCCTTCGCTGAAGCAGGCGCCTTGGTGATCGGTTGCGATATGGACGACGACGGCGCCGCGGCCACGGTGGCGGAGGTCACCAAGGCAGGTGGCCGGATGAGCAGCAGCCGGGTGGATCTCACGGACGAGGCTGCGGTGGCGTCGTGGGCCCGGGACGTTGCCGCCACCCACGGCCAGGTCCACATCCTGTACGCCAACGCGGCCGTGACCCGGTTCGCCGCGGTGGACCAGCTCACATTCGCGGACTGGAAGTGGAACGTGGCGCATGAAATGGATGTGGTCTTCCTGCCTGTGCGGTATTTTTGGCCGCAGCTGGTCCTGGCGCAGAACGCGGCCATCATCCTGGTGGGCTCCACGGCAGGGGTCACCGGGTCCATGACCAACGGTCGCCTGGCCCACACTGCCACCAAAGGGGCCGTGGTGGCCATGACCAAGCAGCTCGCCGCGGAAGGCGCTCCTCATGGTGTGCGCGTGAATGCCGTCAGTCCGGGGATGATCCGCACCGCAGCAACTGAGGGCAACCTGCTTGCTCCGGATCACCCGATGCGGACCATCGCGGGCAGTATCCCGTTGGGCCGGATAGGCACTCCGGACGAGGTCGCCCAGTGTGCCTTGTTTCTGGCTTCGGACGAAGCCTCATACGTGACTGGGGTCAATCTGATGGTCGACGGCGGCTGGTCGGCCGTTTTGCCAGGCTAA
- a CDS encoding SDR family NAD(P)-dependent oxidoreductase — protein sequence MVSLRLQGSTVVVTGAGQGQGAAEARLLVDAGARVIATDLAAEMPAGLASVAAPCSSDGAGLLYRQLDVTDPSAWAALGNWVGSQGWRLDGLVNNAGITQRSRLMDASVADLHQVYDVNVAGSLLGIQALAPYMRAGASIVNVGSVAGLSAHYPVAYTASKWALRGLSQVAAMELGPRGIRVNTVHPGFIETPMTAGAKPEFRQATLAETPLGRTGSVDEVAGVVLFLLSPLSSFVTGAEIPVDGGQTGHGGAKSVSDSMR from the coding sequence ATGGTATCCCTCCGGCTCCAAGGCAGCACCGTGGTGGTCACCGGGGCCGGCCAAGGCCAGGGAGCCGCCGAAGCGCGGCTCCTTGTCGACGCCGGGGCACGCGTCATCGCTACTGATCTGGCAGCAGAAATGCCTGCCGGGCTGGCCTCGGTGGCAGCTCCCTGCTCTTCGGACGGCGCAGGCCTGCTCTACCGGCAGCTTGACGTCACCGACCCTTCAGCCTGGGCAGCCTTGGGGAACTGGGTTGGGTCTCAGGGCTGGCGCCTGGATGGCCTCGTCAACAACGCGGGCATCACTCAGCGCAGCCGGCTCATGGATGCCTCGGTGGCAGACCTTCACCAGGTGTACGACGTAAACGTCGCCGGATCGCTGCTGGGCATCCAGGCCCTCGCCCCGTACATGCGCGCCGGCGCGTCGATCGTGAATGTAGGATCCGTGGCGGGCCTTAGCGCGCACTATCCTGTGGCCTACACCGCGAGCAAATGGGCCCTGCGTGGCCTCTCGCAGGTGGCGGCCATGGAGCTGGGTCCTCGCGGGATCCGCGTGAACACCGTCCATCCCGGCTTCATTGAAACGCCCATGACGGCCGGCGCCAAGCCAGAGTTCAGGCAGGCCACGCTGGCCGAGACCCCGCTGGGCCGCACCGGAAGCGTTGATGAAGTGGCTGGCGTCGTGCTGTTCCTGCTCAGCCCCCTGTCCTCATTCGTCACGGGCGCCGAGATCCCCGTGGACGGCGGCCAGACTGGCCACGGCGGGGCCAAGTCGGTCTCTGACTCCATGCGCTAA
- a CDS encoding amidohydrolase family protein, producing the protein MSAQSSATAVVDVHAHALLPGLQQLVADDDPAGFAAQQELEVRRNGGPSMAASGKMIKERWPQLTDLDRRLADMDAAGVDVQLVSPSPSHFYYFAGEQLSLKLARRANRSIRALVDQAPDRLNGLGLVPLQHPKLMVEAMEDAVLGCGLAGVEIGSFAATPGDAERPTVELSDPRLEAFWTRAEELKAIVFLHPFGCSLDERLDRFYLANTVSQPAENAVALSHLIFSGVLDRHPDLTVIAAHGGGYLPTKLGRSDHAWKVRPEARTCAEPPSSYLKRLHFDSLVHSPDELRALVAAAGADRVLLGSDYPFDMGVNDPVAALAAAALPADAAAKIRAGNAARLGIAAAALTARPIA; encoded by the coding sequence ATGAGCGCACAATCTTCAGCCACAGCGGTGGTGGACGTCCACGCCCACGCCTTGCTGCCTGGACTGCAGCAGCTCGTGGCCGACGACGACCCGGCCGGGTTCGCGGCACAGCAGGAGCTTGAGGTGCGCCGCAACGGGGGCCCCTCCATGGCTGCTTCCGGGAAGATGATCAAGGAACGCTGGCCGCAGCTGACGGACCTCGACCGCCGCCTTGCCGACATGGACGCCGCCGGAGTCGACGTCCAGCTCGTTTCGCCCTCGCCCTCGCATTTTTACTACTTCGCCGGCGAACAGCTCTCCCTCAAACTGGCACGCCGGGCAAACAGGTCCATCCGTGCCCTCGTGGACCAGGCACCGGACCGACTCAACGGACTGGGCCTTGTCCCGCTCCAGCACCCGAAGCTCATGGTGGAAGCCATGGAGGATGCCGTGCTGGGGTGCGGGCTCGCGGGCGTGGAGATCGGATCCTTCGCCGCCACTCCCGGCGACGCCGAACGACCCACAGTGGAACTCTCCGACCCGCGACTCGAAGCCTTCTGGACCAGGGCGGAAGAACTGAAGGCGATCGTGTTCCTCCACCCCTTTGGCTGCTCGCTGGACGAGCGCCTGGACCGGTTCTACCTCGCCAACACCGTCTCCCAACCGGCCGAAAACGCGGTGGCGTTGTCCCACCTGATCTTCAGCGGTGTCCTCGACCGGCACCCGGACCTGACGGTCATCGCAGCGCACGGCGGCGGATACCTGCCCACCAAACTCGGCAGGTCCGACCACGCCTGGAAGGTCCGGCCGGAAGCACGCACCTGCGCCGAACCGCCGTCGTCGTACCTGAAGAGGCTGCATTTTGATTCCCTTGTGCACAGCCCCGACGAGCTCCGGGCGCTGGTGGCCGCCGCCGGAGCGGACCGGGTCCTGCTGGGCTCGGACTACCCCTTCGACATGGGCGTGAATGATCCCGTCGCGGCCCTTGCCGCCGCGGCCCTCCCCGCGGATGCTGCGGCGAAAATACGGGCCGGCAACGCCGCAAGACTTGGCATCGCCGCTGCCGCCCTGACCGCCCGCCCCATCGCCTAA
- a CDS encoding LysR family transcriptional regulator, with protein MKNLDLNLLPQLQVLLELRNVSRAAERLQLSQPATSAAMARLRRHFDDELLVRTGRSYALTPFAQALVPLVDEAMLHIQRATRVRSGFDAATSEREFVIAASDYAAALIVGPLRGILQEGAPKVSVDFVPTAATGIQGRMADYSKIDLLVGPTGYHMQGATKQLFRDSFVAVVDAGNPLLHQPRLTLEDLTTVPHAVGYFGEGISTPADKLFEARALKRRVAAAVAGFLSLPLLVEGTDLVALVPRMLASRAQRGADIAVLEFSQEIEASLVEAMYWHPSQTEDPASVWLRSVVQRACSRLHELFPVAAHPITIHDADTT; from the coding sequence ATGAAGAACCTTGACCTGAACTTGCTGCCCCAACTTCAGGTCCTGCTGGAACTGCGCAACGTCTCCCGGGCGGCTGAGCGCCTCCAGCTCAGCCAGCCGGCCACGAGCGCCGCAATGGCCAGGCTCAGGCGGCATTTCGACGACGAACTCCTCGTGCGCACCGGCCGCAGCTACGCACTCACCCCGTTCGCGCAGGCGCTGGTCCCGCTGGTGGATGAAGCCATGCTTCATATCCAACGGGCCACGCGCGTGCGTTCCGGCTTCGATGCCGCTACGAGCGAAAGGGAGTTCGTCATCGCGGCCTCGGACTACGCGGCGGCACTGATTGTGGGGCCGCTGAGGGGAATTCTGCAGGAGGGGGCCCCTAAGGTTTCGGTGGATTTCGTCCCGACCGCGGCCACCGGCATCCAGGGCCGGATGGCTGACTACTCCAAGATCGACCTGCTGGTGGGGCCCACGGGCTACCACATGCAGGGCGCCACGAAGCAGCTGTTCCGGGACAGTTTTGTAGCCGTTGTGGATGCCGGGAACCCGCTGCTCCACCAGCCCCGCCTGACGCTGGAGGACCTCACCACGGTCCCTCACGCCGTCGGCTACTTTGGCGAGGGCATCAGCACCCCGGCGGACAAGCTGTTTGAAGCACGTGCCCTTAAGCGCCGCGTGGCAGCCGCGGTTGCGGGGTTCCTGTCGCTGCCGCTCCTGGTCGAAGGCACGGACCTGGTCGCGTTGGTTCCGCGAATGCTGGCGTCACGGGCCCAACGCGGCGCAGACATTGCGGTGCTGGAGTTCTCCCAAGAGATCGAGGCCTCCCTGGTTGAGGCCATGTACTGGCATCCATCGCAAACAGAGGATCCTGCGAGCGTCTGGCTGCGCTCGGTGGTGCAGCGGGCGTGTTCGCGGCTCCACGAGTTGTTTCCGGTCGCGGCCCATCCAATAACTATCCACGACGCGGATACCACGTAG
- a CDS encoding MFS transporter, with translation MSLSPFRLRLLVVSLLTVSFIGALDHTVVSTSLATIAGELGGLRLMSWVVVGYTLASTVLLPVLGKLGDVLGPRRVFLSSLVVFILSSLACGFAPTIEWLILARVVQGMSSAGLQLMSQTIIARVTTPRERPRYMAIIGAAFPFAILIGPVLGGAITDYWGWSWVFWINIPVGAAALVLAFIGVPYLECSPGRRSFDVAGATTFTIGLVSLVLAATWVAERSAGTETVVALAVAILGFVLFFYIERQSPEPIVPLRLFANRMITASTALSAIIGVGLFSITAYLPTYFQMSYRTNATVSGLVPMATVFGMLISNLFTGWLASRTGRYRVFPILGTSLGAAGLLGMALLPVGLPIWVPMLVMGIVGIGTGSFMSLIVAVVQSAAPQSQIGTVTATINLVRQVGSTLATAIIGGVIGFGVAVLLPAEVDAASLTPHFVQGAAPSLQTNIAQIYSDVFRPIFIALGITYALGIIAAVLLPPGRLSDEPESSRQTTPETLSA, from the coding sequence ATGTCACTTTCGCCTTTCAGGCTCCGCCTCCTCGTCGTCTCACTACTGACTGTGTCCTTCATCGGGGCGCTCGATCACACCGTGGTCTCCACCTCGCTCGCAACAATTGCGGGCGAGCTGGGGGGCCTCAGGCTCATGAGTTGGGTGGTGGTCGGCTACACCCTCGCAAGCACTGTGCTGTTGCCCGTCCTTGGCAAACTTGGCGACGTGCTCGGTCCTCGGCGGGTGTTCCTGTCCTCCCTCGTTGTCTTCATCCTCTCGTCGCTTGCCTGCGGATTCGCCCCGACAATAGAGTGGCTCATCCTTGCGCGCGTCGTGCAAGGAATGAGTTCCGCAGGCCTGCAGCTGATGTCGCAGACGATCATCGCCCGCGTCACCACGCCACGCGAACGCCCCCGCTACATGGCCATCATCGGGGCAGCGTTCCCTTTTGCTATCCTGATCGGCCCAGTGCTCGGCGGTGCCATAACCGACTATTGGGGCTGGTCGTGGGTGTTCTGGATTAACATCCCGGTCGGCGCAGCGGCCCTCGTGCTCGCATTCATTGGAGTGCCTTATCTCGAGTGCAGCCCGGGGCGTCGTAGCTTTGACGTCGCCGGGGCGACCACTTTCACCATCGGGCTGGTGTCTCTCGTACTGGCGGCTACCTGGGTAGCGGAACGCAGCGCCGGGACCGAGACCGTCGTCGCACTCGCGGTCGCCATTCTGGGGTTTGTACTTTTTTTCTACATTGAACGGCAGTCGCCCGAGCCGATCGTCCCTCTACGGCTATTTGCGAACCGGATGATTACAGCCAGTACCGCGCTGTCGGCGATCATCGGCGTCGGGCTGTTTTCCATCACGGCCTATCTGCCCACATATTTCCAAATGTCATACCGGACCAACGCAACGGTGTCGGGGCTCGTTCCCATGGCGACAGTGTTCGGGATGCTGATAAGCAATCTCTTCACGGGCTGGCTAGCCAGCCGAACAGGGCGCTATCGGGTTTTCCCGATTTTGGGTACATCGCTTGGGGCAGCGGGACTTCTTGGCATGGCACTGCTGCCCGTGGGACTGCCTATCTGGGTGCCGATGCTCGTCATGGGGATCGTCGGAATCGGTACAGGTTCCTTCATGAGCCTGATCGTCGCCGTCGTCCAGAGTGCGGCACCGCAGAGTCAGATAGGCACGGTCACCGCCACGATCAACCTGGTACGCCAGGTTGGGTCCACCCTCGCCACGGCGATCATTGGTGGCGTGATCGGCTTCGGTGTGGCGGTTCTTCTGCCTGCGGAAGTGGACGCTGCCAGCCTGACTCCCCATTTTGTCCAGGGAGCAGCGCCGAGTCTTCAAACGAACATTGCGCAGATATACAGCGACGTTTTTCGACCGATCTTCATTGCCCTCGGGATCACCTATGCTCTCGGCATCATTGCCGCGGTCCTGCTCCCGCCCGGACGTCTGTCCGACGAGCCCGAATCCTCACGTCAAACGACACCTGAAACCCTTTCCGCCTGA
- a CDS encoding GMC oxidoreductase — MSQNPTIAIVGSGPIGSAYARVLLERLPSARVVMFEAGPQLTERPGESVRNIADPEEKARAREISQGPQSGSHRESLGLPAGTVAEGMFTARQGTHLLDFGGEGSAHAPTFPAAAAATNVGGQGAHWTCATPSPAFSERIPFIANREWDELIRTAGELLHVQSAAFADSAVGGAIRSLLEEEFGDELPEGYGVGTLPVAGDPQPDGSMRWAGADAVLGPLIDKDSPLSAQFELHDLTLVRRIDLEATRVTGVTVEDLRTGETSLVAADVVVVAADAFRSPQLLWASGIRPSALGHYLTEHPVVISTVALDAEKMMRFATEEDLAAELARRAMNPADPVAAVNRIPFSEPDHPFSVQVMYAETTPFPMEPRTPYANNRWGYVNMGYGMRKQPRYEDGVTFDDKEPDYRGLPNMTITYSLTEREHAEIKEATLRLRRAGGALGVFVAEPRLMPNGSSLHYQGTMRMGEKDDGTSVADPWSRVWGYDNLLVGGNALIPTATAMNPTLMSVAIAVRGARKLADELSFTTAVASKGPDVTERR, encoded by the coding sequence ATGTCCCAGAACCCCACCATCGCCATTGTCGGCAGCGGCCCGATCGGCTCGGCGTACGCACGGGTCCTCCTCGAAAGACTCCCCTCAGCCCGCGTCGTGATGTTCGAAGCCGGCCCGCAGCTCACGGAACGTCCGGGAGAAAGCGTGAGAAACATCGCCGATCCGGAAGAAAAAGCGCGGGCGCGGGAGATCTCCCAGGGTCCACAATCCGGATCCCACCGTGAATCCCTAGGTCTCCCCGCAGGCACCGTAGCGGAGGGCATGTTCACTGCCCGCCAAGGCACTCACCTGCTCGATTTCGGCGGCGAGGGCTCCGCGCACGCGCCAACTTTTCCGGCGGCCGCGGCAGCCACCAATGTCGGAGGCCAGGGTGCGCACTGGACCTGCGCGACCCCATCGCCTGCCTTCAGCGAGAGGATCCCGTTCATCGCGAACAGGGAGTGGGATGAGCTCATCCGCACCGCAGGAGAGCTCCTGCACGTGCAAAGCGCCGCGTTTGCCGATTCCGCAGTGGGAGGCGCCATTCGGTCCCTCCTCGAGGAGGAGTTTGGCGACGAGTTGCCGGAAGGTTATGGGGTGGGCACGCTTCCTGTCGCTGGTGACCCGCAACCCGACGGATCCATGCGCTGGGCCGGTGCCGATGCTGTCCTCGGACCGCTCATTGACAAGGATTCCCCTCTTTCTGCGCAATTCGAGCTCCATGACCTCACCCTGGTTCGACGCATCGACCTTGAGGCTACTCGTGTCACGGGGGTGACGGTCGAGGACCTCCGTACCGGCGAGACATCACTTGTTGCCGCTGATGTTGTGGTTGTCGCGGCGGACGCATTCCGCTCTCCCCAGCTCCTCTGGGCCTCTGGCATCCGCCCGTCCGCACTTGGCCACTACCTCACCGAGCATCCGGTGGTTATCTCGACAGTGGCTCTGGACGCCGAGAAGATGATGCGGTTCGCCACTGAGGAGGATCTTGCCGCCGAGCTTGCCCGTCGCGCTATGAATCCTGCTGATCCTGTCGCGGCCGTTAACCGCATCCCATTTTCAGAACCGGACCATCCCTTCTCCGTGCAGGTGATGTATGCGGAGACAACGCCTTTCCCGATGGAACCGCGGACCCCGTACGCGAACAACCGGTGGGGATACGTCAATATGGGATACGGCATGCGAAAGCAACCTCGTTATGAGGACGGTGTAACTTTCGATGACAAGGAGCCCGACTACCGAGGCCTTCCGAATATGACCATCACGTATTCACTGACCGAACGGGAACACGCCGAGATTAAGGAAGCGACCCTGCGCCTGCGTCGCGCCGGGGGAGCGCTTGGTGTGTTCGTTGCGGAACCTCGTCTCATGCCCAATGGATCAAGCCTCCACTACCAGGGGACGATGCGCATGGGTGAGAAAGACGATGGCACTTCGGTGGCCGATCCATGGTCGAGAGTGTGGGGATACGACAACCTCCTTGTCGGCGGTAACGCCCTGATTCCGACGGCAACCGCGATGAATCCGACCCTCATGAGCGTCGCCATTGCCGTGCGCGGCGCGCGCAAGTTGGCGGACGAGCTCAGCTTCACGACTGCGGTGGCATCCAAGGGCCCAGATGTGACGGAACGCCGCTGA